Proteins co-encoded in one Arachis stenosperma cultivar V10309 chromosome 7, arast.V10309.gnm1.PFL2, whole genome shotgun sequence genomic window:
- the LOC130940115 gene encoding ALA-interacting subunit 3-like has product MMEPHSAPTPKKYSKKPKYSKFSQQELPAWKPILTPGWVISTFTVVGIVFIPVGLASLFSSESVEEAAIRYDDKCLNEIHAQNAVAFIKNDMTNKTCTTSWTVERKMQGPIFIYYQLDNYYQNHRRYVKSRNDKQLVNPASEGDTTNCYPQDKTNGSMPIVPCGLIAWSLFNDTYKFWVNTKSLTVNKKDISWGSDRSHKFGSKVYPKNFQLGGLVGGAKLDENIPLNQQEDLIVWMRTAALPSFRKLYGKIETNLEVNDSVEIVIENNYNTYEFGGNKRLILSTATWIGGKNPFLGMAYLFVGGVSLLCAIVFILLYVIKPRPLGDPSYLSWNKNPGHLK; this is encoded by the exons ATGATGGAACCACACTCTGCTCCCACGCCCAAGAAGTATTCTAAGAAACCCAAAT ATTCAAAGTTCTCACAGCAAGAACTTCCTGCATGGAAACCAATCCTAACACCTGGTTGG GTCATTTCCACATTCACTGTCGTAGGAATCGTTTTCATCCCCGTCGGTCTTGCTTCATTGTTTTCATCAGAAAGC GTGGAAGAAGCTGCAATCAGATACGACGACAAATGCCTTAACGAGATCCATGCTCAAAACGCGGTGGCATTTATCAAAAACGACATGACAAACAAGACATGCACGACATCATGGACCGTCGAACGCAAAATGCAAGGGCCTATCTTCATCTATTACCAGCTTGATAATTACTACCAGAACCATCGAAGGTATGTGAAGAGTAGAAATGACAAGCAGCTAGTGAATCCAGCATCTGAAGGAGACACAACAAATTGTTATCCACAAGACAAAACCAATGGTAGCATGCCAATTGTTCCATGCGGCCTCATTGCTTGGTCTCTCTTCAATGACACTTACAAGTTTTGGGTCAACACCAAGAGTTTGACCGTCAACAAGAAAGACATATCATGGGGGAGTGATAGATCCCACAAATTTGGCTCCAAGGTTTATCCCAAGAATTTTCAACTAGGAGGTCTAGTTGGAGGCGCGAAACTCGATGAAAACATACCT TTGAATCAACAAGAGGATCTGATTGTTTGGATGAGAACGGCAGCACTGCCATCTTTCAGAAAACTGTATGGGAAGATTGAGACTAACCTGGAAGTGAATGATAGTGTAGAAATAGTGATAGAGAACAATTATAACACATATGAGTTTGGCGGGAATAAGAGGCTCATTCTATCAACTGCAACTTGGATTGGTGGAAAGAATCCCTTCTTAGGCATGGCATACCTTTTTGTTGGTGGGGTATCCTTGCTCTGCGCTATAGTATTCATACTACTCTATGTCATCAAGCCAAG GCCTCTTGGGGATCCCTCCTACTTGTCTTGGAACAAAAATCCAGGGCATCTAAAATGA
- the LOC130940116 gene encoding protein JINGUBANG-like, with translation MDSSNSPDPTPSFDFRSTTQNSNFLRSLSTKENPLTKLLQSPPRLSCPTLSRSLQTSPVSSPLHHRHHQNYTPSSSPTKLSHHCDPQTTYHCASSVLRNDGQILSIALSSNGLVYTGSESNLVRLWKLPEFTEYGQLRTKACRVVALEVSNDTVYAAYADGKIRVWRRTWDKVLKHVRLASIPKTVGYVRSYIAGKDKTMKHKGLITSMAINTAEDILYTASLDKTVKVWRISDLKCIETIKAHPEPINAIIVADDGVLYTASDDATVRVWRRNFCSHDQPHSLTVTLHAKHSPVKALTLTPDGAILYGGCTDGYIHYWLKGWFAGQLQYGGSIQGHTHAVMCLASVAKFMVSGSADSTSRVWAREQDGQHTCLAVLVGHRGPIRCVTAFIGGRLVDDNIEDTCTVCTGSLDGVLKLWRVTHSKNLDTNHNHCSSHSAAKYFEL, from the exons ATGGACTCTTCCAACTCACCTGATCCCACACCATCTTTTGACTTTAGATCCACAACTCAGAACAGCAACTTCTTGAGAAGCCTCTCCACAAAAGAAAACCCTCTCACAAAGCTACTTCAATCCCCTCCTCGCCTCTCATGTCCTACGCTTTCGCGCAGCCTCCAAACCTCTCCGGTTTCCTCTCCTCTCCATCATCGTCATCATCAGAACTATACTCCTTCTTCTTCCCCTACAAAGCTCTCTCACCATTGTGACCCTCAAACCACATACCACTGCGCCTCCTCTGTCCTCAGAAACGATGGACAGATCCTCTCCATCGCCCTCTCCTCCAACGGCCTGGTCTACACCGGCTCCGAATCCAACCTTGTCAGGTTGTGGAAGCTCCCTGAGTTCACCGAGTACGGCCAACTGAGGACCAAGGCTTGCAGGGTGGTGGCTCTTGAGGTGTCCAACGACACGGTTTATGCAGCTTATGCTGATGGCAAGATTAGAGTATGGAGAAGAACTTGGGATAAGGTTTTGAAGCATGTTCGTTTGGCTTCCATACCTAAGACTGTTGGCTATGTCCGCAGCTACATCGCCGGCAAAGACAAGACA ATGAAGCATAAGGGGCTAATCACATCAATGGCGATTAACACAGCAGAGGACATTCTATACACTGCTTCCCTAGACAAAACAGTCAAAGTATGGCGAATCTCTGACTTGAAGTGCATAGAGACAATCAAAGCTCACCCGGAGCCAATCAATGCCATCATTGTAGCTGATGATGGAGTTCTCTACACTGCCTCCGACGACGCCACGGTCCGAGTTTGGCGGCGCAACTTCTGCAGCCACGACCAGCCCCATTCCCTGACAGTTACCTTGCACGCCAAGCATTCTCCTGTAAAAGCCTTGACGCTTACCCCGGACGGCGCCATCTTGTACGGCGGCTGCACGGACGGCTACATACACTACTGGCTAAAGGGTTGGTTTGCAGGGCAATTGCAATATGGTGGTTCAATCCAAGGCCACACTCATGCAGTTATGTGCTTGGCTAGTGTGGCTAAGTTCATGGTTAGTGGTTCAGCTGATTCAACAAGCAGGGTTTGGGCTAGGGAGCAAGATGGCCAACACACTTGTTTAGCCGTTCTTGTTGGCCATAGAGGCCCAATTCGGTGTGTAACTGCTTTCATTGGAGGAAGGTTGGTTGATGATAACATTGAAGATACTTGCACTGTTTGCACTGGTAGCCTTGATGGTGTCTTGAAGCTTTGGCGTGTCACTCATTCCAAGAATCTCGATACTAATCATAATCACTGCTCTTCACATTCTGCTGCTAAGTATTTTGAACTCTAA